In the Mastacembelus armatus chromosome 2, fMasArm1.2, whole genome shotgun sequence genome, one interval contains:
- the gtf3c3 gene encoding general transcription factor 3C polypeptide 3 encodes MSGFSAELIDYLEGRITFEEFDRRRDERKAKEAESVDEDVEDEAKPSTSTHILGKIEEGVSPGVQLAFASMLGEKSDPLSSEEEDDEEDSLSYADNEDDDDYKVEDENLEADVEDKSPRRGRRGKRGAWSKELKDNEAQDLSVGDVFELEMELNRENKKMMKERRHRSKLPRALRGLMGEANIRYARGDKEDAIMMCMEIIRQAPLAYEPFSTLAMIYEDDEDVEKALQFGLIAAHLNPSDCEEWIRLAEMSLEQDNIRQAIICYTKAIKYDPTNVRYLWERSSLYMRLGEHKQCMDGYRKILLLLPMEDGEHFMQLSKDMAKSYYESNDLPSALSVVKEALVRHPTLVSDDFINMAAELYITNRQYNKALQVLVQFAGIVLIMAESNSDAMVPKEEERVAEKNAEEQKEANEEGVKSNTVEEIEAEENGEIKDVQVPHTIPVDLKAKLIVCLIHLHVCTPLEGLVTSLMEQSAEDVGDLYLDVGEAYLDEGEYSSALPLLSALVMSDKYNLAVVWLRHAECLKALGHMEAAAESYTKVVEMAPQHLEARLSLATLQQQLGRPERALKALESMYDSNTLAQDSSAAQKELKLLLHRSTLLKTQGQIEAYLDAVITMISMLLKVAMQRAKVCVRSVTVSGTTHLRLVKVKDMVPEIADHEAAYLDNTGKTNVLSKEDWWQLLVSCVLTLCEVQRYKEAELLVESAMEFYSFYDNKPRRKELEFFGLSATILDRNYYKAYNYIRLMLMENVDLPQLWNIFNQLTITSEHQRHHRFCLRLLLKHPDNHALCVLCGHNAMVSGSFKHALGQYVQAFQAHPNNPLHSLFVGLTFFHMASQKYVGKRHTLVLQGFSFLWRYVELRGECQESMYNLGRALHQMGLTHLAIHYYQKALALPAQKLEGMADDQVDLRREIAFNLSLIYQASGNIEMARQLINTHCIV; translated from the exons ATGTCTGGTTTCAGTGCCGAGCTCATAGACTACCTGGAGGGTCGGATCACTTTTGAGGAGTTCGACAGGAGGAGAGACGAGCGAAAGGCGAAG GAGGCAGAGTCAGTAGATGAAGATGTGGAGGATGAGGCTAAGCCCTCCACCTCCACACACATCTTGGGGAAAATCG aagaaggagtCAGCCCGGGGGTCCAGCTGGCCTTTGCCTCCATGCTGGGAGAAAAATCAGACCCACTGTCTTCTGAAGAGGAGGACGACGAAGAGGACAGCCTCAGCTATGCTGACAATGAAGATGATGACGATTACAAGGTGGAAGATGAAAACTTGGAGGCAGACGTGGAAGACAAGAGCCCTAGGCGAGGAcggagaggaaagagaggagctTGGAGCAAGGAGCTGAAAGACAATGAGGCGCAGGATCTCTCGGTCGGGGATGTGTTCGAGCTGGAAATGGAGCTGAACCGAGAAAACAAGAAGATGATgaag GAGAGGCGTCATCGCAGCAAGTTGCCCCGAGCGCTGAGAGGCCTGATGGGAGAAGCCAACATCCGCTATGCCAGAGGAGACAAAGAGGATGCTATCATGATGTGTATGGAGATTATAAGGCAGG ctcctctggCCTACGAGCCCTTCTCCACGTTGGCTATGATCTACGAGGATGATGAGGACGTGGAGAAGGCCCTGCAGTTCGGTCTGATTGCTGCCCACCTAAACCCCTCAGACTGTGAGGAGTGGATCAGACTGGCGGAAATGTCTCTGGAGCAGGACAACATCCGACAGGCCATCATCTGCTACACCAAAG CCATCAAGTACGACCCCACCAACGTGCGCTACCTGTGGGAGCGCTCCAGCCTCTACATGCGTCTGGGTGAGCACAAGCAATGCATGGACGGCTACCGCAAGATCCTGTTATTGCTGCCCATGGAGGATGGAGAGCATTTCATGCAGCTCTCCAAGGACATGGCCAA GAGCTATTATGAGAGTAACGACTTGCCCTCAGCTCTGAGTGTGGTGAAAGAAGCACTGGTGCGACACCCCACCCTTGTCAGCGACGACTTCATCAACATGGCAGCTGAGCTCTATATCACCAACCGCCAGTACAACAAGGCCCTGCAG GTCTTGGTCCAGTTTGCAGGCATTGTTTTGATCATGGCTGAATCTAACTCAGACGCCATGGTAcccaaagaagaagagagagtggCTGAGAAGAATGCTGAAGAGCAGAAGGAAGCGAATGAAGAAGGTGTGAAGTCAAATACTGTCGAGGAAATAGAAGCAGAGGAGAATG gTGAAATTAAAGATGTACAGGTACCACACACCATCCCAGTGGACCTAAAGGCCAAGCTAATTGTCTGCCTCATACATCTGCATGTCTGCACACCGCTGGAG GGGCTGGTGACATCACTGATGGAGCAGAGTGCAGAAGATGTTGGTGACTTGTACCTGGATGTAGGTGAAGCCTACCTGGATGAAGGCGAGTACAGTTCTGCTCTGCCTCTGCTGTCTGCCCTCGTCATGTCCGACAAGTACAACCTGGCTGTTGTCTGGCTCCGACACGCAG AGTGTCTGAAGGCGCTCGGCCACAtggaggcagcagcagaaagcTACACTAAGGTGGTAGAGATGGCCCCTCAGCATCTGGAGGCCAGGCTCTCCCTGGCcaccctgcagcagcagctgggccGGCCGGAGCGTGCCCTCAAGGCCCTGGAGTCCATGTACGACAGCAACACACTGGCACAGGACTCGTCAGCCGCACAGAAG GAATTAAAGCTGCTTCTGCATCGTTCCACACTGCTGAAGACTCAGGGACAAATAGAGGCCTACCTGGATGCTGTGATCACAATGATCTCCATGCTGCTAAAG GTGGCCATGCAGCGAGCTAAGGTGTGTGTACGCTCCGTAACCGTGTCGGGTACGACTCACCTGAGGCTGGTGAAGGTCAAAGACATGGTGCCAGAGATTGCTGACCATGAAGCTGCCTACCTGGACAATACTG GTAAAACTAATGTTCTGTCCAAAGAGGACTGGTGGCAGCTGCTGGTGAGCTGCGTGCTGACGCTGTGTGAGGTGCAGCGCTACAAGGAGGCTGAGCTGCTGGTAGAGTCCGCCATGGAGTTCTACTCCTTCTATGACAACAAACCCAGAAGAAAGGAGCTGGAGTTCTTCGGCCTGTCTGCCACCATCCTGGACCGCAACTACTACAAGGCCTATAACTACATCAG ATTAATGCTGATGGAAAATGTGGATCTGCCTCAGCTTTGGAATATTTTCAACCAG ttGACAATAACCTCCGAGCACCAGCGCCACCATCGTTTCTGCCTGCGTCTGCTGTTAAAACATCCTGACAACCACGCCCTGTGTGTCCTGTGCGGGCACAACGCCATGGTGTCGGGGAGCTTCAAACATGCTTTGG GCCAATATGTTCAGGCCTTCCAGGCCCACCCCAACAACCCACTGCACAGCCTGTTTGTGGGTCTCACCTTCTTCCACATGGCATCTCAGAAGTATGTTGGCAAAAGACATACACTAGTGCTGcag ggtTTCTCCTTCCTGTGGCGGTACGTGGAGCTGCGTGGGGAGTGTCAGGAGAGCATGTACAATCTGGGCAGAGCACTGCACCAGATGGGTCTCACACATTTGGCCATACATTACTACCAGAAGGCACTTGCACTCCCTGCCCAGAAACTGGag GGGATGGCTGATGACCAGGTGGATCTGAGGAGGGAGATCGCCTTCAATCTTTCACTCATCTACCAGGCCAGCGGGAACATTGAGATGGCCCGCCAGCTCATCAACACACACTGCATAGTTTAA